The following are encoded in a window of Mycobacteroides chelonae CCUG 47445 genomic DNA:
- a CDS encoding permease: protein MTVAASRERRWFGSTEVLVVALILMALAASRLRGIVDANEKLATAGTVFCGVFVQAVPFLALGVIVSGLVATFVTPERLARWLPNRSVAAVAVAGVGGAALPGCECGSVPVARRLYGPGSVGAAALTFMLSAPAINPVVLVATAVAFPGQPKMVLARAMASLLTAVIMGMVWSRWGRDSWVTRKLPAAHAGSGSRWTTFTEAARHDFLQAASYLAIGAVAAAALHVLVPPWVFEHLAGNLVVGVVTMALLAVVLALCSEADAFVAASITMMPLIPRLVFLVVGPAVDVKLIAMQSGVFGRAFAARFAPVTFVVATVVATSVGLAVLGTS from the coding sequence ATGACGGTGGCCGCCTCCCGGGAACGACGTTGGTTCGGCTCGACCGAGGTCTTGGTGGTGGCTCTGATCCTGATGGCCCTGGCTGCCAGCCGGTTACGCGGGATCGTCGACGCCAACGAGAAGCTGGCGACCGCTGGAACGGTGTTCTGTGGGGTGTTCGTCCAGGCCGTCCCCTTCCTTGCACTCGGGGTGATCGTGAGCGGGCTCGTCGCGACGTTCGTCACCCCGGAACGTCTGGCGCGGTGGCTGCCAAACCGGTCCGTTGCCGCGGTGGCGGTGGCAGGAGTTGGCGGCGCTGCGCTGCCCGGCTGCGAATGCGGATCGGTGCCGGTGGCACGCCGGCTGTACGGGCCGGGATCGGTCGGAGCCGCCGCACTGACCTTTATGTTGTCGGCGCCGGCGATCAACCCCGTGGTGCTGGTCGCTACCGCGGTCGCGTTCCCCGGCCAGCCGAAGATGGTGCTGGCGCGCGCGATGGCCTCACTGCTCACCGCGGTGATCATGGGCATGGTGTGGTCGCGGTGGGGGCGCGACAGCTGGGTCACCCGCAAGCTGCCCGCAGCCCACGCCGGATCCGGCTCCCGCTGGACGACATTCACCGAGGCGGCGCGACACGACTTTCTGCAGGCGGCCTCGTACCTGGCGATCGGGGCGGTGGCCGCGGCGGCCTTGCACGTGCTGGTACCGCCCTGGGTGTTCGAGCATCTGGCGGGAAACCTTGTCGTCGGCGTGGTGACCATGGCGCTGCTGGCCGTGGTGCTGGCGTTGTGCTCGGAAGCCGACGCCTTCGTCGCCGCCAGCATCACGATGATGCCGCTGATCCCGCGCTTGGTGTTCCTCGTGGTAGGACCGGCCGTCGACGTGAAGCTGATCGCGATGCAGTCGGGGGTGTTCGGGCGAGCGTTCGCGGCCCGGTTCGCACCGGTGACATTCGTGGTGGCTACCGTCGTCGCGACATCCGTCGGACTGGCTGTGCTGGGAACCTCATGA
- a CDS encoding TIGR03943 family putative permease subunit, whose amino-acid sequence MRRDTENTLLILLGVSVAMIAVTGTFTRYVKPGLLPWLASSAVIVIGLGLAAIIRDVRRGHTDHDHNHDGHGEHSHKHGATWFLVLPIVLLIFIVPPALSARSIAPANISASVNTPRRAFPPLPPGDAPSVPLPEILMRIAAGSSDTLSGRTITVTGFTFKDGERTDLAKIVIVCCAADAQLARLHMTGPAAASASTLPENTWISVTGTVPGGQSYRGPSSIPAIEVAGITRTDPPKSTY is encoded by the coding sequence ATGAGGCGCGATACGGAGAACACCCTGCTGATCCTGTTGGGGGTCAGTGTGGCCATGATCGCGGTGACCGGAACCTTTACGCGCTACGTCAAACCCGGGCTGCTGCCGTGGCTCGCCTCTTCGGCGGTCATCGTGATCGGACTAGGTCTAGCTGCGATCATCCGCGATGTGCGCCGCGGCCACACCGACCATGATCACAACCATGACGGTCACGGGGAGCACAGCCACAAGCACGGCGCCACATGGTTTCTGGTGTTACCAATCGTCCTGCTGATCTTCATCGTGCCCCCGGCCCTGAGCGCTCGATCGATCGCGCCGGCCAACATCTCCGCCTCGGTCAACACGCCCCGGCGGGCATTTCCCCCACTGCCACCCGGCGATGCACCGTCGGTGCCGCTGCCAGAGATTCTGATGCGCATCGCGGCAGGTTCCTCGGACACATTGAGCGGGCGCACAATCACTGTCACCGGCTTCACCTTCAAAGACGGTGAACGCACCGACCTGGCCAAGATAGTCATCGTCTGTTGTGCCGCCGACGCCCAGTTGGCCCGGCTGCACATGACCGGCCCCGCTGCCGCATCGGCATCGACGCTTCCCGAAAACACCTGGATCTCGGTGACCGGGACCGTACCCGGCGGACAGAGCTATCGCGGCCCGTCGTCGATTCCCGCCATCGAGGTCGCCGGCATCACCCGCACCGACCCACCCAAGAGCACCTACTGA
- a CDS encoding haloacid dehalogenase type II, with protein MRYKAYLFDVQGTLLDFFEPVSRAVAEYDPDIDAAAFTRAWRADYFDRVANLAQSVDGWTRVQDLYAHGFADVCERFGLRRPDSATAEAVASGWQRLVPWPDVPTGLAGLRSQTVVATLSNTDMATMVNLFKRLDISWDAVLTAEVFGSFKPDPAVYRRALRYLGIQPHEAAMVAAHPYDLRAARAIGMGTVFVSRPHEYGDPALAHGDPDQEFDQRVSDIGAIA; from the coding sequence TTGCGGTACAAGGCATACCTGTTCGATGTGCAGGGCACGCTGCTGGACTTCTTTGAGCCGGTGTCGCGCGCGGTTGCCGAGTACGACCCCGACATCGATGCCGCCGCGTTCACCCGTGCCTGGCGCGCAGACTATTTCGACCGCGTCGCCAACCTGGCACAGTCGGTAGATGGCTGGACGCGGGTACAGGATCTGTATGCGCACGGCTTCGCCGACGTCTGTGAGAGATTCGGGCTGCGGCGCCCTGACTCCGCGACTGCTGAGGCAGTCGCATCGGGCTGGCAGCGCCTCGTTCCCTGGCCGGACGTACCCACCGGGCTGGCAGGTCTGCGTTCGCAGACCGTCGTCGCCACGCTGTCCAACACCGACATGGCTACCATGGTGAATCTGTTTAAACGCCTGGATATTTCGTGGGACGCGGTGCTCACCGCAGAAGTGTTTGGCAGCTTCAAACCGGACCCGGCGGTATACCGCCGCGCGCTCCGTTACCTCGGCATACAGCCCCACGAGGCGGCGATGGTGGCCGCACACCCGTACGATCTGCGTGCCGCACGAGCGATCGGTATGGGTACCGTCTTCGTCTCACGGCCCCACGAGTACGGAGATCCCGCGCTTGCTCACGGCGACCCCGATCAGGAATTCGATCAGCGGGTCTCCGATATCGGCGCTATCGCCTAG
- a CDS encoding DUF389 domain-containing protein gives MLHVRVIAPADLSDQVVEFLSTTTGVAHIVRVPKAAIAPAGDVITADVARETANDVLDGLKSIDIDKRGSITAEVLDTVISQTAYEAEDDAEGDPADAVIWDELIGRTREESTLNLTFLAFLCLACLIAAVGVVTDSPVTIVGAMVVGPEFGPLAALAVSIVRRNWSLARRSLLALVVGFPVAMAVTAVGALAAEGAGWVTLKSVRELQQVDFIFQVGPFSLVVALLAGAAGMLSLMSAKSAALVGVFISVTTVPAAGFAVVAATVGEWEIAGLSALQLAVNLFGIVLAGVLVLLVRPRGLR, from the coding sequence GTGCTGCACGTTCGGGTCATCGCACCCGCCGATCTCTCAGACCAGGTGGTGGAGTTCCTCTCCACCACCACGGGAGTCGCTCATATCGTGCGGGTGCCCAAGGCGGCCATCGCCCCGGCCGGCGATGTGATCACGGCCGATGTGGCTCGCGAGACCGCCAACGATGTGCTGGACGGACTTAAGTCGATCGATATCGACAAACGGGGATCGATCACCGCCGAAGTGCTCGACACGGTGATCTCGCAGACCGCCTATGAGGCAGAGGACGACGCCGAAGGTGACCCCGCCGACGCAGTCATCTGGGATGAGCTGATTGGGCGCACGCGCGAAGAATCCACCCTCAACCTGACCTTTCTGGCCTTCTTGTGTCTCGCCTGCCTGATCGCTGCGGTCGGCGTGGTCACCGATTCGCCGGTCACCATCGTCGGTGCTATGGTGGTCGGCCCGGAGTTCGGTCCACTTGCCGCGCTGGCGGTTTCGATTGTGCGGCGGAATTGGTCGCTTGCCCGCCGGTCGCTGCTTGCATTGGTGGTGGGATTCCCCGTGGCGATGGCGGTGACTGCCGTCGGGGCGCTGGCCGCCGAGGGCGCTGGGTGGGTGACCTTGAAGAGCGTGCGTGAACTGCAGCAGGTCGACTTCATATTCCAGGTGGGGCCGTTCTCACTGGTGGTCGCGTTGTTGGCGGGCGCGGCCGGCATGCTCTCGTTGATGTCGGCGAAATCGGCCGCGCTGGTGGGTGTCTTCATCTCGGTGACCACCGTGCCCGCCGCGGGTTTCGCGGTGGTGGCAGCGACCGTGGGGGAATGGGAGATCGCGGGGCTGTCCGCCCTGCAACTGGCGGTCAACCTCTTCGGCATCGTCCTGGCCGGGGTGCTGGTGCTGCTGGTGCGGCCCCGCGGGTTGCGCTAG
- the aspS gene encoding aspartate--tRNA ligase: MLRTHDAGTLRESDAGQRVTLAGWVARRRDHGGVIFIDLRDASGVSQVVFRDDAVLEQAHRLRAEFCVEVTGVVEVRPEGNANAEIPTGQIEVNAAELIVLNESAPLPFQLDETAGEEARLKYRYLDLRREGPGNAIRLRSKANASARNVLARHDFVEVETPTLTRSTPEGARDFLVPARLQPGSFYALPQSPQLFKQLLMVAGLERYYQIARCYRDEDFRADRQPEFTQLDIEMSFVDQDDVITLAEEILVALWDLIGYHVPTPIARITYAEAMRRYGSDKPDLRFGLELVECTEYFSDTSFRVFQAPYVGAVVMPGGADQPRRTLDGWQEFAKQRGHKGLAYVLVGEDGALGGPVAKNLTDAERDGLAAHVGAKPGDCIFFSAGGVKSSRALLGSVRGEVAQRLGLIDPDAWAFTWVVDAPLFEPADDATAAGDVAVGSGAWTAVHHAFTSPKPESENTFDTDPGSALAYAYDIVCNGHEIGGGSIRIHRRDIQERVFQVMGISNEDAQEKFGFLLDAFAFGAPPHGGIAFGWDRVTALLAGTPSIREVIAFPKSGGGVDPLTDAPAPITAAQRKESGIDAKPEKAEKPGKPADA, from the coding sequence GTGCTGCGCACTCACGACGCGGGGACGTTGCGGGAGTCGGACGCCGGACAGCGTGTGACGCTTGCCGGCTGGGTGGCTCGACGGCGCGACCACGGCGGCGTCATCTTCATCGATCTGCGTGATGCCTCCGGCGTGTCTCAGGTGGTGTTCCGTGACGACGCGGTGCTCGAACAGGCGCATCGTTTGCGCGCGGAATTCTGTGTCGAGGTCACCGGCGTGGTCGAGGTCCGGCCCGAGGGCAACGCCAACGCCGAGATTCCGACCGGCCAGATCGAGGTCAACGCCGCCGAGCTGATCGTGCTCAACGAAAGTGCGCCGCTGCCGTTCCAGCTGGACGAGACCGCAGGTGAGGAGGCGCGCCTGAAGTATCGCTATCTGGACCTGCGCCGTGAGGGGCCGGGTAACGCAATCAGGTTGCGCTCCAAGGCAAACGCTTCGGCACGTAATGTGCTGGCACGCCACGATTTCGTCGAGGTGGAAACTCCCACGCTGACGCGCTCAACCCCAGAAGGCGCGCGCGACTTCCTGGTGCCGGCCCGTCTGCAGCCGGGCAGTTTCTACGCGCTTCCGCAGAGCCCGCAGCTGTTCAAGCAGCTGCTCATGGTCGCGGGCCTGGAGCGGTACTACCAGATTGCGCGCTGCTACCGGGATGAGGACTTCCGGGCAGACCGCCAGCCCGAGTTCACCCAGCTCGATATTGAGATGAGCTTCGTGGACCAGGACGATGTCATCACGCTCGCCGAGGAGATCCTGGTCGCGCTGTGGGACCTGATCGGCTATCACGTGCCGACCCCGATCGCCCGCATCACCTACGCGGAAGCGATGCGTCGTTACGGCAGCGACAAGCCGGATCTGCGATTCGGACTGGAGCTGGTGGAATGCACGGAGTACTTCTCCGACACCAGCTTCCGGGTGTTCCAGGCGCCCTATGTGGGTGCGGTGGTGATGCCCGGGGGCGCGGATCAGCCGCGCCGCACCCTGGACGGCTGGCAGGAGTTCGCCAAGCAGCGCGGACACAAGGGTCTGGCCTACGTTCTGGTGGGGGAGGACGGCGCCCTCGGTGGCCCCGTCGCCAAGAACCTGACCGACGCCGAACGGGACGGGCTGGCGGCCCACGTCGGCGCAAAACCGGGTGACTGCATCTTCTTCTCTGCCGGCGGCGTCAAGTCGTCGCGTGCCTTGTTGGGCTCGGTGCGCGGCGAGGTCGCGCAGCGTCTCGGATTGATCGATCCGGATGCGTGGGCTTTCACCTGGGTGGTCGACGCCCCCCTGTTCGAGCCCGCAGACGACGCGACAGCGGCCGGTGACGTGGCCGTTGGCTCGGGCGCCTGGACCGCGGTACACCACGCCTTCACCTCTCCGAAGCCGGAGTCGGAGAACACCTTCGATACCGACCCGGGATCGGCCCTGGCCTACGCCTACGACATCGTGTGCAACGGACACGAGATCGGTGGCGGATCGATTCGTATCCATCGCCGCGATATCCAGGAACGCGTCTTCCAGGTGATGGGCATCAGCAATGAGGATGCCCAAGAGAAGTTCGGCTTCCTGCTGGACGCCTTCGCCTTCGGTGCACCGCCACACGGCGGCATCGCCTTCGGCTGGGATCGGGTGACCGCGTTGTTGGCGGGTACACCCTCGATTCGCGAAGTCATCGCCTTCCCGAAGTCCGGTGGTGGTGTCGATCCACTCACCGATGCTCCGGCACCGATCACGGCCGCACAGCGCAAAGAATCGGGAATCGACGCAAAACCGGAGAAGGCGGAGAAGCCCGGAAAGCCTGCGGACGCGTAG
- a CDS encoding carboxylesterase/lipase family protein has product MSGPGLSGGAIGSVTLFRITIRCVAVDVALPTVVRTPLGDLRGTTEGGVSVWRGVPYARQPVEQLRFLAPVPLEPWDGVRDAIEHAPLPPQGKSFVGAGRDDPKIRGEDCLTVTVWSPDIHANLPVMVWIPGGAFVFGAGQLELYSGARLAANGNVVVVNVTYRIGALGGLELSALGEGFDDNLALRDQIAALTWVRDNIAAFGGDPDRVTIFGESAGATSVLALLASPAAGGLFGRAIAQSPALPLIADKALRDRRAHRYLELLDVTDPSRLKVLPQRELRRGAAKLQIESATETPVLGYGLTHGTDLLPHHPVEAARRGEVHQVPLIIGSNSHEASMFARVKPPMLPTTEPTVNGYFNRIGPEYQDAIIAAYPQYPSRAALVAVGSDAMFAAPMWAFADAYSAFVDTYMYRFDHTAWGLRLLGLGATHGSEIVHVHHSYGSFVGMLLSPLGARMMPSVGRRMQRAWLDFATGGSPDDWPLYGADGRRTRIIRSRSDVTIEDPDSVRRIAWAQVH; this is encoded by the coding sequence ATGTCGGGTCCGGGACTTTCCGGCGGGGCCATCGGCTCTGTCACGCTCTTCCGCATTACGATTCGATGCGTGGCCGTTGACGTCGCCCTGCCGACCGTCGTGCGCACGCCGTTGGGGGACCTGCGCGGAACCACCGAAGGCGGTGTTTCGGTCTGGCGCGGGGTGCCGTACGCGCGTCAGCCGGTCGAGCAGCTCCGATTCCTGGCACCTGTCCCATTGGAACCCTGGGACGGCGTACGTGATGCCATCGAGCACGCGCCATTGCCTCCGCAAGGAAAATCGTTCGTGGGCGCCGGCCGGGACGATCCCAAGATTCGCGGCGAAGACTGCCTGACCGTCACGGTCTGGTCGCCGGACATCCACGCAAACCTGCCCGTCATGGTGTGGATTCCGGGGGGAGCCTTTGTGTTCGGCGCCGGGCAGCTGGAGCTGTACAGCGGGGCGCGGCTCGCCGCCAACGGCAACGTCGTCGTCGTCAACGTCACCTACCGGATCGGAGCCCTGGGCGGGCTGGAACTCAGTGCCCTGGGTGAAGGTTTCGACGACAACCTGGCGCTGCGTGATCAAATCGCGGCGCTGACGTGGGTGCGTGACAACATCGCGGCGTTCGGCGGCGACCCCGACCGCGTCACGATCTTCGGCGAGTCGGCCGGGGCGACATCGGTGCTGGCACTGCTGGCGAGTCCGGCGGCAGGGGGTCTGTTCGGGCGTGCCATCGCGCAGAGCCCGGCGTTGCCGCTGATTGCCGACAAGGCCCTGCGGGATCGGCGTGCACATCGATATCTGGAACTGCTCGACGTGACAGATCCCAGCCGGCTCAAGGTCCTGCCGCAACGGGAGCTGCGTCGGGGTGCGGCCAAGTTGCAGATCGAGAGCGCGACCGAGACTCCGGTCCTCGGCTACGGGCTGACGCACGGTACCGATCTGCTGCCGCATCACCCGGTTGAGGCGGCGCGACGCGGCGAGGTGCACCAGGTACCCCTCATCATCGGGTCCAACAGTCACGAGGCGTCGATGTTCGCGCGCGTAAAACCGCCGATGCTGCCCACCACGGAGCCGACCGTCAACGGTTATTTCAACCGGATAGGCCCGGAGTATCAAGACGCGATCATTGCCGCGTACCCGCAGTATCCGAGCCGTGCGGCGCTGGTGGCGGTGGGTTCCGATGCCATGTTCGCCGCGCCCATGTGGGCCTTCGCAGATGCCTATAGCGCCTTTGTCGACACCTATATGTACAGGTTCGATCACACGGCATGGGGTTTACGTCTCCTGGGCCTGGGGGCCACCCACGGCAGCGAAATCGTGCATGTGCACCACAGCTACGGCTCCTTCGTCGGGATGCTGCTGAGCCCACTGGGCGCACGGATGATGCCCTCAGTCGGGCGCCGCATGCAGCGAGCCTGGCTGGATTTCGCCACCGGGGGCAGCCCCGACGACTGGCCGCTCTACGGTGCGGACGGCAGGCGCACCCGAATCATCCGGTCACGTTCCGACGTCACGATCGAAGATCCTGACTCGGTGCGCCGTATCGCCTGGGCTCAGGTGCACTGA
- a CDS encoding neutral zinc metallopeptidase, with protein MTFNEGMQIDTSTTSGGGMGRGPKMAIGGGVGGLLIAVVVLLLGGDPSQVLQQQGQQQAGPAQEQTQDFSHCKTGADANKSLDCRIIATGNSVDAVWTQILGPKYPRPGVKLFSGQVNTGCGAASTEVGPFYCPADQTAYFDTSFFQVLVDQFGSSGGPLAQEYVVAHEFGHHVQNLFGVLGKNHRCAEGQAGGGVCTELQADCYAGVWAKHASTTVQEGSGVPFLKPLTEQDIRDALSAASSVGDDRIQKRATGRVNPEAWSHGSSEQRQRWFTQGYNTGDFRTCDTFNADNLN; from the coding sequence ATGACCTTCAACGAAGGCATGCAGATCGACACCAGCACCACCTCGGGTGGCGGCATGGGGCGCGGCCCCAAGATGGCCATCGGCGGTGGCGTCGGCGGGTTGCTCATCGCGGTGGTGGTGTTGCTGCTCGGCGGCGACCCGAGCCAGGTTCTGCAACAACAAGGCCAGCAGCAGGCAGGCCCCGCGCAGGAGCAGACGCAGGACTTCAGCCACTGCAAGACCGGCGCCGACGCGAACAAGTCGTTGGACTGCCGCATCATCGCCACCGGGAACTCGGTGGATGCCGTGTGGACGCAGATCCTCGGCCCCAAGTACCCACGGCCGGGCGTGAAGCTGTTCAGCGGTCAGGTGAACACCGGGTGCGGCGCCGCCTCCACGGAGGTTGGCCCCTTCTACTGCCCCGCCGACCAAACCGCGTACTTCGATACCAGCTTCTTCCAGGTGCTGGTGGACCAGTTCGGATCCAGCGGTGGCCCGTTGGCCCAGGAGTACGTGGTGGCGCACGAGTTCGGGCATCACGTACAGAACCTGTTCGGCGTACTGGGTAAGAACCACCGTTGCGCCGAGGGGCAAGCAGGTGGCGGCGTGTGCACCGAGTTGCAGGCCGACTGCTACGCCGGCGTCTGGGCAAAGCATGCCTCGACCACGGTCCAGGAAGGCAGCGGCGTTCCGTTCCTGAAACCCTTGACGGAGCAAGACATTCGGGATGCATTGTCGGCGGCGTCCTCCGTGGGCGATGACCGGATCCAGAAGCGGGCCACGGGGCGGGTCAACCCCGAGGCGTGGTCGCATGGCTCATCCGAGCAGCGTCAGCGGTGGTTTACCCAGGGGTACAACACCGGCGACTTTCGCACCTGCGACACCTTCAACGCCGACAACCTGAACTAG
- a CDS encoding Rv2578c family radical SAM protein translates to MRWDGQTLAADDGALPGLERIGLVRSVRTPEFEGITFHEVLCKSALNKVPAVSMLPFRFTVNAFRGCAHACRYCFARPTHEYLELDSGADFDSQIIVKTNLVPVLRKELGRKSWNRETVALGTNTDPYQRAEGRYQLMPGVIAALADSGTPVSILTKGTLLRRDLPLLAEAAQQVPVSLGISLAIGDETLHHEVEPGVPTPQARLSLIAAAREAGFEPHVMVAPVLPFLTDTAEHLDDLLGRIADAGAAGVTVFPLHLRGTTRGWFMSWVSQAHPELVGRYRELYRKGAYVPAEYRAWLRERVGPLVRKYGLASHREEIPTRPTKLMPALEPTLF, encoded by the coding sequence ATGCGGTGGGACGGTCAGACGCTGGCGGCCGACGACGGTGCACTCCCTGGCTTGGAGCGTATCGGTCTGGTGCGCAGCGTCCGTACGCCCGAGTTCGAGGGCATCACCTTTCATGAGGTGTTGTGTAAGTCCGCGCTCAACAAGGTGCCTGCGGTATCGATGCTGCCGTTTCGGTTTACTGTCAACGCGTTTCGCGGATGCGCGCATGCCTGTCGCTACTGTTTCGCGCGTCCGACCCACGAATATCTGGAGTTGGACAGCGGTGCCGACTTTGACAGTCAGATCATCGTGAAGACCAATCTGGTGCCGGTGCTCAGGAAGGAGCTGGGGCGAAAGTCCTGGAATCGTGAGACGGTCGCACTCGGTACCAATACCGATCCCTATCAACGGGCCGAGGGGCGCTATCAGCTGATGCCGGGAGTTATTGCAGCGCTGGCAGATTCGGGAACGCCGGTGTCGATCCTCACCAAGGGCACCCTGTTGCGCAGGGATCTGCCGCTGCTTGCCGAGGCGGCCCAGCAGGTCCCAGTGAGCCTGGGAATATCGCTGGCCATCGGTGACGAGACGCTGCACCACGAGGTTGAACCTGGGGTGCCGACGCCGCAGGCGCGGCTGTCGCTGATCGCCGCGGCGCGTGAGGCCGGGTTTGAACCGCACGTGATGGTGGCGCCGGTGCTCCCGTTCCTCACTGACACGGCGGAGCATCTCGATGACCTATTGGGCCGCATCGCCGATGCCGGTGCCGCTGGTGTCACGGTGTTTCCACTGCACTTGCGCGGGACGACACGCGGCTGGTTCATGTCGTGGGTATCGCAAGCGCACCCCGAGCTCGTCGGTCGATACCGGGAGCTGTATCGCAAGGGTGCGTACGTACCCGCCGAGTACCGGGCGTGGCTGCGTGAGCGTGTCGGGCCATTGGTGCGTAAATACGGGCTGGCATCGCATCGCGAGGAAATCCCAACGAGGCCAACGAAATTGATGCCCGCGCTAGAGCCCACACTGTTCTGA
- a CDS encoding VOC family protein: MKQQLHFVTIAATDLDATRHFYGALGWTPLLDVEGEIVFYQSAPGQLLGFFLADKFNEDLAAPGDHSRVSGITLAHNVDSPEDVTALSGTMAAAGGTVLKPPQPGQFGGVFHAHIQDPNGLIWEIAHNPGWRIGPDGVVHLSG; the protein is encoded by the coding sequence ATGAAGCAGCAGTTGCACTTTGTCACTATTGCCGCAACGGATCTGGACGCGACCCGACATTTCTATGGCGCGTTGGGCTGGACTCCGCTACTCGACGTGGAAGGCGAGATCGTCTTCTACCAGTCGGCGCCGGGACAGCTGCTGGGCTTTTTTCTGGCAGACAAGTTCAACGAAGATCTCGCCGCGCCCGGTGACCATTCGCGAGTCTCCGGTATCACTTTGGCCCACAACGTCGATTCTCCCGAGGACGTGACCGCACTCTCGGGCACTATGGCAGCGGCCGGCGGCACGGTACTCAAGCCACCCCAGCCCGGGCAATTCGGCGGCGTGTTCCACGCTCACATTCAGGACCCCAACGGACTGATCTGGGAAATCGCCCATAACCCCGGCTGGCGGATAGGCCCCGACGGCGTCGTGCACCTCAGCGGCTGA
- a CDS encoding gamma-glutamylcyclotransferase family protein: MTDTATELLFSYGTLQQAEVQRTTFGRELDGHADAIVGFDLDYVTITDAHVIATSGSDRHPILRPSADSAAQVPGTVFSITAEQLAAADEYEVDDYQRISVPLRSGATAWVYVFAG, from the coding sequence GTGACGGATACCGCAACCGAACTCCTGTTCTCCTATGGCACCCTGCAGCAGGCCGAGGTCCAACGCACCACGTTCGGGCGGGAACTGGACGGACATGCCGATGCCATCGTGGGATTCGATCTGGACTACGTGACCATCACCGACGCGCATGTCATCGCGACCAGCGGCAGCGACCGCCACCCCATCCTGCGACCGTCGGCTGATTCCGCCGCGCAGGTCCCTGGCACGGTTTTCTCGATTACCGCAGAGCAGCTGGCTGCCGCAGATGAGTACGAAGTCGATGACTACCAACGCATTTCGGTGCCGCTACGCTCCGGAGCGACAGCCTGGGTCTACGTATTCGCCGGCTAG
- the hisS gene encoding histidine--tRNA ligase, translating to MSEKTFSAPKGIPDYVPPDSAQFLAVRDGLLEQARLAGYGYIELPVFEDTGLFARGVGESTDVVSKEMYTFADRGDRSVTLRPEGTASVMRAVIEHGLDRGQLPMKLRYAGPFFRYERPQAGRYRQLQQVGVEAIGVDDPALDAEVIAIADAGYRSLGLTGFRLEISSLGDASCRPQYRELLQEFLFGLDLDDATRERARINPIRVLDDKRPEVREMTADAPLMLDHLSEESKAHFDQVLGHLDALGVQYVVNPRLVRGLDYYTKTTFEFVHDGLGAQSGIGGGGRYDGLMAQLGGQSLSGIGFGLGVDRTLLALQAEGVTVGDSGRCEVFCVPLGQDAKSALVKVAAQLRVAGIRTDIAYGDRGLKGAMRGADRSGASIALVAGDREIGEGNIELKTLADGVQRPVPIGSIVDEVTARLASRI from the coding sequence GTGAGCGAGAAAACTTTTAGTGCCCCCAAGGGCATTCCGGATTATGTGCCGCCGGACTCCGCGCAGTTCCTGGCGGTCCGTGACGGGCTGCTGGAGCAGGCGCGGCTGGCCGGATACGGCTACATCGAGCTGCCCGTGTTCGAGGACACGGGGCTGTTCGCGCGTGGGGTGGGCGAGTCCACCGACGTGGTGAGTAAGGAGATGTACACCTTCGCCGACCGTGGCGATCGGTCGGTGACCTTGCGTCCGGAGGGCACGGCCTCGGTGATGCGTGCGGTGATCGAGCATGGCCTGGATCGTGGCCAGCTTCCCATGAAACTGCGTTACGCCGGCCCCTTTTTCCGGTACGAGCGACCGCAGGCCGGCCGCTACCGTCAGCTGCAGCAGGTCGGTGTGGAAGCCATCGGCGTCGACGATCCGGCCCTGGACGCCGAGGTGATCGCCATCGCCGACGCCGGGTATCGCTCCCTGGGCCTGACCGGCTTCCGGTTGGAGATCAGCTCGCTGGGCGACGCCTCCTGCCGCCCGCAGTATCGAGAGTTGTTGCAGGAATTCCTCTTCGGCTTGGATCTGGACGACGCGACGCGAGAGCGGGCCCGTATCAATCCCATTCGGGTGCTCGACGACAAGCGCCCCGAGGTGCGGGAGATGACGGCCGATGCGCCACTGATGCTCGACCACCTCTCCGAGGAGTCCAAGGCGCATTTCGATCAGGTTCTGGGCCATTTGGATGCGTTGGGCGTGCAATACGTGGTGAACCCCCGGCTGGTGCGCGGTCTTGACTACTACACCAAAACCACGTTCGAGTTCGTGCATGACGGTCTTGGTGCGCAATCCGGAATCGGTGGCGGTGGGCGCTACGACGGACTGATGGCGCAGCTTGGTGGACAGTCGTTGTCGGGTATCGGATTTGGGCTCGGCGTGGACCGAACCCTGCTGGCTCTGCAGGCCGAGGGTGTGACGGTGGGAGATAGCGGACGCTGCGAGGTGTTCTGCGTGCCCCTGGGGCAGGACGCCAAATCGGCGCTCGTCAAGGTGGCGGCGCAATTGCGCGTCGCGGGTATCCGCACCGATATCGCGTACGGCGACCGCGGGCTCAAGGGAGCGATGCGTGGCGCGGACCGCTCCGGAGCCTCGATTGCGCTGGTCGCTGGGGATCGGGAAATCGGTGAGGGAAACATCGAGCTCAAGACGCTGGCGGACGGAGTTCAGCGGCCCGTGCCGATCGGTTCGATTGTCGACGAAGTAACGGCGCGGCTAGCATCGCGGATATGA